Part of the Aurantiacibacter aquimixticola genome, TGTGGCGCAGTGCTATTGCGAGCATTTCCTCGGTCGCTGCCATTTCGAGATTCAGCGGCAGATCGGTCGCATCCTGGATACGCTTGAGGTCGTCGTCGCGAATGTGGCGCCGGTCCTCGCGAAGGTGAGCCGTGATCCCGTCCCCGCCGCATTCGGCGACGATCTGCGCCGCGCGGACCGGATCGGGATGATCGCCACCACGGGCATTCCTGATCGTCGCAACGTGATCGATGTTCACACCCAGCCGGAGCGGATTTTTACGAGGTTGGTTCGCCATGCCCGCGCCTCTATTCGCTTGGCCGTTCAGCCGCAAGCGACGGCGGACAGCACGTCATGCGATGGGCCGGAGCCTCTCCAGATTTCTCCGAACTCCCATTCCGACTGCCGGGTCGCCAGGGCAATCGCGATGCCGCGATCCGGCAGGATGAGGTTGCGCACCTGATAATCGCCGATAGCGCCGCGCCGCTCGACCACGCGAACCGGCGTGTCGCATCCGGCGAGCGGTGCTTCGAACACCCACTGGCCGAGAGCCATGAACCCCTGCGCCGGATCTCCTTCCCACAATATGGCCAGCGATGCATCGCTGAGAAGTTCGCCGCGCAGCAATGCGCCATCGAAGGCGATCATGTCGTCGAGCGGACCGACAAGCCCCGCCGAAGCGCCATAACCCGCAATGCGCTTGGCCGTTTGCGGGGTCGCGCCGGCAAATTCGCGCAAATCGTCCGCGTCGAGCAATCGCGTGTTGATCCAACCCGAAGCCAGGCCGACGCTTTGCGCGATCTGCAGATCGAGGCTTGCGCCGGACACCATCTCCAGCACCGCGCCGAGCACGATGTAATCGCAATTGTTGTAGGACCACGCCTGATCGGATGGCCGCTCGACTGCCGTGCCGGTGCAAAAAGCCAGCGGCTCGGCCTCGGTGGTGTAGAACGACGGAACACCCGCCGTATCTGGTGAAGTATCGTCCGGATTCGGCAGGTCGCTTCGGTGTCGCAGCAGGTCTTCGACAGTCAGGCCGCGCCCGGCCAGTCGGGGCATGATCGCGCCGACATCGCTGTCCAATGCCAGGCGACCTTCCTCGACATTCTGCATCACCAGCACCGCGATCACCTGTTTGGTTACCGATGCCCACGGCCAGCCCTCGATCGCGCGGCTATCGATATCCCCGCCCGCATGCCCGAACACCACCTGGTCGACTTCGCCCGGCAGCATGATGGCGAAATCACCAGCGAAACCGGCGGCATCCAGCGTGTCGAGTGCATCGGCGAAGGGGCCCCGATCCATGTCCGCGCGAGCGTTTTCCAACGATGCGCAACTGGTGAGCGACAGCACGGCCGTCAGCGCGAGAAGCGATCGCTTCACTTCCGGCTGCCCGGTTTGGTTATGGGGATGGCTGCAAGATCTTCCGGCACGTCGCCTTCCGCATAGGTCGGGAAATCGATGTCGATCAGAGGAAAGAATGGCACGCCCAGATCGGCAGAACCATTGCTGCGATCGACCAACGCGACTTCCGCCAGCACCTCGCCCCCCTCGCTACCCACGGCGGCGATGGCCTCGCGGCTGGAAAGGCCCGTGGTGACGACATCCTCCACCATCAGCACTTTCGCACCGGGTGCCAGAGAAAAGCCGCGGCGCAGATGAAACTTGCCTTCGGGCCTTTCGAGGAACATCGCATCCAGATGCAGCGCCCGACCCATTTCATGGCCGATTATGATGCCGCCCATTGCCGGGCTGACCACGGCGTCCAGCGAATCGACGATGTCGCCGGGAATGCGCTCGGCAAGGGCTTCCGCCAGCAGTGCGGCGCGGTGCGGGTGCATCAACACACGCGCGCATTGCAGGTAATGCCCGCTATGGCGCCCGCTGCTGAGCTTGAAATGCCCTTCCAGCAGCGCGCCGCTCTTGCGGAATTCGGCAAGCACCTCGTCTTGTGTCATGGGAAGCGCGCATTACCTCTCTGATTATACGGCAACAGGGGACGAAGGACTGCATGGCAGCTTCTGGAAAAAATCCCTAGATGCGCTTGAGGCATCGGGCAACCGCGCGTATAGGCGCGCGCAATGCGACCCACTGCCTGAGGCCGCGCGGGCCCTGTGTCCGGTACGACAAATGGAAAGCATCGACGCAATGAATTTCGGCGATATCGTCCGCAAGAAGCTGTCTCTCCTCGCCATGCTGCTGGCGGCCTTTGCCTTTACGGCAATGCCGCAAGGCGCGATGGCGCAGATCGACGAGAACCTCTCCCCGGTCGAAACGAACGAGGCGGCGCAGGACGCGCAGGCCGCGACGGGGCAGGACTTTTCCGCCGTCGATGCGCCGGTCGTCACCGACACCGCCGCGCCGTTCGAGCCGTTCGGCCCCGACATGATCAAGGGCCAGCCGACCGCGTTCGAAGACGATGCGATCCAGTCGATGACCTTTCAGCCGCAATATACCGAGAACGGCGATTACGCGCTGTGGATGCACGATTATGTTTTGATACCGGTCATCACTGGTATCAGTCTTATCGTGCTCTTTTTGCTGTTGTGGGTGATTGCCAAATATCGTCGCAGGGCCAATCCCGTGCCGTCGAAGACGAGCCACAACACGCTTATCGAGGTTCTCTGGACGGTCGTCCCGGTCATCATCCTGGTGGTGATCGCCGTCCCCTCGATCACGCTGCTGGCGCGGCAGTATGAAACGCCCCCGGCGGATGCGATCACGATCAAGGCCAATGGTTATCAGTGGTATTGGGGCTATGAATATGTCGACAATGGCGGGTTCGAGGTGATCTCGAACATGCTGGACGAGGCCGAGGCGCTCGACGCCGGTGAGCCGCACCAGCTTGCGGTCGACAATCGCATGGTCGTGCCCGTCGGCGTGCCTATCCGCCTGCAGACCTATGGCGCGGATGTGATCCATTCCTTCGGTATCCCCTCGCTCTGGTTCAAGCTCGACGCCGTCCCCGGCCGGATCAACGAGAAAATGATCACGATCAAGGAAGAGGGCATCTATTACGGCCAGTGCATGGAGCTGTGCGGCGCTCGTCACGGTTACATGCCGATCGCCATCGAAGCGCGTAGTCTCGAGGACTACAATGCGTGGGTCCAGGCGCAGCCGGGCGGCCAGACCCGCGCGCAGATCCAGGCCGCCGCCGCTGCAGAAGCTGCGCAGGCCGATGCTGCGGCGGAAGATGCGGAGAGCGCGGAAGATGCTGCCGAAGCAGGCGATACGACGGGCGAGGCCGAGGCGGATGCCGCCGAAGCCGAAGCCACCACCTGATTTCCCGAATACGATTAGACGATAAGGTCCCACAGCAATGGCTACCACTGCAGACCAGTTCCAGGCTCACAGCGACGATCACGCGCATAGCCATGCCGATCACAAGCCGAGCTTCTTTGCCCGCTGGTTCATGTCCACGAACCACAAGGACATCGGCACGCTCTACCTGATCTTCGCGATCATCGCGGGCATCATCGGCGGTGCGATTTCGGGGTTCATGCGCGCCGAGCTCGCTGCGCCGGGCCTGCAGCATATGGGCTATCTGGTCGATTTCCTTGGCGGCAACGGTGCCAGCTTCGATGAACAGGGTCACATGTGGAATGTGCTGATCACGGCGCACGGCCTGATCATGGTGTTCTTCATGGTGATGCCCGCCATGATCGGCGGCTTCGGCAACTGGTTCGTGCCGCTGATGATCGGCGCGCCGGACATGGCGTTCCCGCGCATGAACAACATCTCCTTCTGGCTGACCGTGGCCGGCTTCTGCTCGCTGCTGTTCTCGCTCTTCGTTCCGGGTGGTACGGGGCTGGGCGCGGGCGTCGGCTGGACGGTCTACGCGCCGCTATCGACCAACGGTTCGGTCGGCCCCGCGGTCGACTTCGCGATCTTCTCGCTGCACCTCGCGGGCGCGGGTTCGATCCTTGGCGCGACCAACTTCATCACCACCATCTTCAACATGCGCGCACCGGGCATGACGTTGCACAAGATGCCGCTCTTCGTCTGGTCCGTGCTCGTCACCGCGTTCCTGCTGCTGCTGGCTCTGCCGGTGCTGGCCGCGGCGATCACCATGCTGATCACCGACCGCAATTTCGGCACGACCTTCTTCGATGCGGCGGGCGGCGGCGATCCGGTGCTTTACCAGCATCTGTTCTGGTTCTTCGGCCACCCCGAAGTCTACATCATGATCCTGCCGGGCTTCGGCATGGTCAGCCAGATCGTCGCGACCTTCAGCCGCAAGCCGGTCTTCGGCTATCTCGGCATGGCCTACGCCATGGTCGCGATCGGCGTGGTCGGCTTCATCGTGTGGGCGCACCACATGTATACGGTCGGCCTCGACGTGAACACAAAGATGTACTTCACCGCTGCTACCATGGTGATCGCCGTGCCCACCGGCATCAAGATCTTCAGCTGGATCGCGACGATGTGGGGCGGGAGTATCGAGTTCAAGTCGCCGATGGTCTGGGCGCTGGGCTTCATCTTCCTCTTCACCGTGGGCGGTGTGACCGGCGTGGTGCTGGCCAATGGCGGCATCGATGACAACCTGCACGACACTTACTACGTGGTGGCCCACTTCCACTATGTGCTGTCGATGGGCGCGGTCTTCTCGATGTTCGCGGGCTGGTATTACTGGTTCCCCAAGATCAGCGGCCGCTGGCACAGCGAATTTCTCGCTCACGTCCACTTCTGGCTGTTCTTCATCGGCGTGAACTGGATCTTCTTCCCGATGCACTTCCTCGGCCTGCAGGGGATGGCGCGTCGCTATCCCGATTACACCGCCGCCTATGCCTACTGGAACGAGATCGCGAGCTTCGGCTACATCATCATGGCCGCATCGGTCGTGGTGTGGCTGGGCAACACGTTCTTCGCCCTCTTCGCGGGCAAGCGCGCCGCGGCGAATTACTGGGGTGAAGGCGCAACGACGCTGGAATGGAGCCTTTCCAGCCCGCCGCCGTATCATCAGTTCGAAACGCTGCCGGTGATCGAGGATCACCACACGGCGGACGATCACCTGAGCGAACGTCCGGCCACCGCCTGACGACAGCCCTTCGCCGGGATACGAACAAGGGGAGGGGCGCGCCGGCAACGGAGCGCCCCTTCGCGCAAAAGAGAAGGATGATGACAGCCATTTCCGCCCCGAACACCAATCCGGCACAGGCCACCATGCCCGCCGACTGGCGCGATTTCTTCGCGCTCACCAAGCCCAAGGTCATG contains:
- a CDS encoding serine hydrolase domain-containing protein; this translates as MKRSLLALTAVLSLTSCASLENARADMDRGPFADALDTLDAAGFAGDFAIMLPGEVDQVVFGHAGGDIDSRAIEGWPWASVTKQVIAVLVMQNVEEGRLALDSDVGAIMPRLAGRGLTVEDLLRHRSDLPNPDDTSPDTAGVPSFYTTEAEPLAFCTGTAVERPSDQAWSYNNCDYIVLGAVLEMVSGASLDLQIAQSVGLASGWINTRLLDADDLREFAGATPQTAKRIAGYGASAGLVGPLDDMIAFDGALLRGELLSDASLAILWEGDPAQGFMALGQWVFEAPLAGCDTPVRVVERRGAIGDYQVRNLILPDRGIAIALATRQSEWEFGEIWRGSGPSHDVLSAVACG
- the coxB gene encoding cytochrome c oxidase subunit II codes for the protein MESIDAMNFGDIVRKKLSLLAMLLAAFAFTAMPQGAMAQIDENLSPVETNEAAQDAQAATGQDFSAVDAPVVTDTAAPFEPFGPDMIKGQPTAFEDDAIQSMTFQPQYTENGDYALWMHDYVLIPVITGISLIVLFLLLWVIAKYRRRANPVPSKTSHNTLIEVLWTVVPVIILVVIAVPSITLLARQYETPPADAITIKANGYQWYWGYEYVDNGGFEVISNMLDEAEALDAGEPHQLAVDNRMVVPVGVPIRLQTYGADVIHSFGIPSLWFKLDAVPGRINEKMITIKEEGIYYGQCMELCGARHGYMPIAIEARSLEDYNAWVQAQPGGQTRAQIQAAAAAEAAQADAAAEDAESAEDAAEAGDTTGEAEADAAEAEATT
- the ctaD gene encoding cytochrome c oxidase subunit I gives rise to the protein MATTADQFQAHSDDHAHSHADHKPSFFARWFMSTNHKDIGTLYLIFAIIAGIIGGAISGFMRAELAAPGLQHMGYLVDFLGGNGASFDEQGHMWNVLITAHGLIMVFFMVMPAMIGGFGNWFVPLMIGAPDMAFPRMNNISFWLTVAGFCSLLFSLFVPGGTGLGAGVGWTVYAPLSTNGSVGPAVDFAIFSLHLAGAGSILGATNFITTIFNMRAPGMTLHKMPLFVWSVLVTAFLLLLALPVLAAAITMLITDRNFGTTFFDAAGGGDPVLYQHLFWFFGHPEVYIMILPGFGMVSQIVATFSRKPVFGYLGMAYAMVAIGVVGFIVWAHHMYTVGLDVNTKMYFTAATMVIAVPTGIKIFSWIATMWGGSIEFKSPMVWALGFIFLFTVGGVTGVVLANGGIDDNLHDTYYVVAHFHYVLSMGAVFSMFAGWYYWFPKISGRWHSEFLAHVHFWLFFIGVNWIFFPMHFLGLQGMARRYPDYTAAYAYWNEIASFGYIIMAASVVVWLGNTFFALFAGKRAAANYWGEGATTLEWSLSSPPPYHQFETLPVIEDHHTADDHLSERPATA
- the pyrE gene encoding orotate phosphoribosyltransferase is translated as MTQDEVLAEFRKSGALLEGHFKLSSGRHSGHYLQCARVLMHPHRAALLAEALAERIPGDIVDSLDAVVSPAMGGIIIGHEMGRALHLDAMFLERPEGKFHLRRGFSLAPGAKVLMVEDVVTTGLSSREAIAAVGSEGGEVLAEVALVDRSNGSADLGVPFFPLIDIDFPTYAEGDVPEDLAAIPITKPGSRK